In Haloplanus rubicundus, one DNA window encodes the following:
- a CDS encoding glycosyltransferase family 61 protein translates to MTVRSMWPPTDISYRKFRRKVAADGLRSTLVSAADLVFRKKVGRSVVDPLLDSGVLRTVSRAELVTRARRTHSLGDGAGTLSPPFVADIGPGYVLPTTGLSLTDSLEIVEETAAAPDHARQATMACLSRQAFFGDRSVLFDILSGDRSALESDATPVGTVLPLSPRYPNYYHWLVETVPKVRYAEAYERETGADVTLLVPDGVPPYADETLDLLDWPQDKITRAAAPVYRAEQLLVPSFPEPRIDDYRWLRSRILGALSERPSSSTGASNVYVSRSNAVERRVVNEPAVVSMLRAYGFESYNLEEQSVATNARLFAEADLVVAPHGAGLADIVFAEDCTVVELFGSKVKQPYELLAETLDLEYERLVCEPRSTDIVVDVEALEAMVSDLSTA, encoded by the coding sequence GTGACAGTCCGGAGCATGTGGCCACCGACCGACATCTCCTACCGGAAGTTCAGACGGAAGGTGGCGGCCGACGGACTCCGCTCCACGCTCGTCTCGGCCGCCGACTTGGTCTTCCGGAAGAAAGTGGGCCGATCCGTCGTCGACCCCCTACTGGATTCCGGCGTCCTTCGGACCGTCTCCCGCGCCGAGTTAGTTACCCGCGCCCGTCGAACCCACTCTCTCGGTGACGGGGCGGGCACGCTCTCCCCCCCGTTCGTGGCCGACATCGGCCCGGGATACGTACTGCCGACCACGGGGCTGTCCCTCACCGACTCGCTGGAGATCGTCGAGGAGACGGCCGCGGCACCGGACCACGCGCGACAGGCCACGATGGCCTGTCTCTCGCGACAGGCGTTTTTCGGCGACCGGTCGGTCCTGTTCGACATTCTCAGCGGCGATCGGTCGGCCCTCGAATCGGACGCGACGCCGGTCGGAACCGTCCTCCCCCTCTCACCCCGCTATCCGAACTACTACCACTGGCTCGTCGAAACCGTGCCGAAGGTACGGTACGCCGAGGCGTACGAACGGGAAACGGGCGCGGACGTCACCTTGCTCGTCCCCGACGGTGTCCCGCCGTACGCGGACGAGACGCTGGATCTGCTCGACTGGCCGCAGGACAAGATCACACGCGCGGCGGCGCCCGTCTATCGGGCGGAGCAACTCCTCGTGCCGTCCTTTCCCGAGCCACGGATCGACGATTACCGGTGGCTCCGGTCCCGGATACTCGGCGCGCTCTCCGAACGGCCCTCGTCGTCTACCGGCGCCTCCAACGTGTACGTCTCCCGTTCGAACGCCGTCGAACGCCGTGTGGTAAACGAACCGGCGGTCGTGTCGATGCTCCGTGCGTACGGCTTCGAGTCGTACAACCTGGAGGAGCAGTCGGTGGCGACGAACGCTCGACTGTTCGCGGAGGCTGACCTCGTCGTCGCACCACACGGTGCGGGACTGGCCGACATCGTCTTCGCCGAGGACTGTACCGTCGTCGAACTGTTCGGCTCGAAAGTCAAACAACCGTACGAACTCCTCGCGGAGACGCTCGACCTAGAGTACGAACGACTCGTCTGCGAGCCACGGTCGACGGACATCGTCGTCGACGTCGAGGCGTTGGAGGCGATGGTTAGCGATCTGTCGACGGCGTGA
- a CDS encoding alkaline phosphatase family protein, with protein MIRPPLSAFERGSVYTRFKKRDPNPDTMSGQGLSVEKIVKGIRNPSRVVDEVILDYVYRTPAIVLNSFSTIGTNVFDREWDALIVLDTARVDALREVADEYDFITDVDSIWSTGGASAEWLARTFDEAHAEEIRETAFLSAQSHIQEVLDTKVHETDSSRPLPFKTLRLMPSVDIDELDKAEYLFKFETVGEEGPFGHTEANTPPRYATDRGIAVGRQRDPDRLMIQYHQPHTPWFSQALAEDRELKYHEYDWWNYYYDTGDTDRIWEAYMSDLRYVLDEIEILLNNLDAERVVITADHGEAFGEYGVLGHKLGSVHPKVRKVPWIETSAVDHETHEPTVEEPDRSKMSREELDHKLEALGYKV; from the coding sequence GTGATCAGACCGCCGCTGTCCGCCTTCGAACGCGGCAGCGTCTACACACGATTTAAGAAGAGGGACCCGAATCCTGACACAATGAGCGGCCAGGGCCTGAGCGTCGAGAAGATCGTGAAGGGGATCCGAAATCCCAGCCGGGTCGTCGACGAGGTCATTCTCGACTACGTGTATCGGACGCCTGCAATCGTGCTGAACAGTTTTTCGACGATCGGTACCAACGTGTTCGATCGAGAGTGGGACGCGCTCATCGTCTTGGACACGGCACGGGTCGACGCCCTTCGGGAGGTCGCCGACGAGTACGACTTCATAACTGACGTGGATAGCATCTGGTCTACCGGCGGTGCGTCGGCGGAGTGGCTGGCTCGCACGTTCGACGAGGCACACGCCGAAGAGATTCGGGAGACGGCGTTTTTGTCGGCCCAGAGCCACATTCAGGAAGTGCTGGATACGAAGGTTCACGAAACGGACAGCAGCCGCCCGCTCCCGTTCAAGACGCTCCGGTTGATGCCCTCGGTCGACATCGACGAGTTGGACAAGGCCGAGTATCTGTTCAAATTCGAGACGGTCGGAGAGGAGGGCCCGTTCGGACACACGGAAGCGAATACGCCACCGAGATACGCGACCGATCGCGGCATCGCCGTCGGCCGCCAACGGGATCCCGATCGGCTCATGATTCAGTACCATCAGCCACACACGCCGTGGTTCTCACAGGCGTTAGCGGAGGACCGCGAGTTGAAATACCACGAATACGACTGGTGGAACTACTACTACGACACGGGGGATACGGATCGGATCTGGGAGGCGTATATGAGTGATCTACGGTACGTGCTCGACGAAATAGAGATTCTCCTCAACAATCTGGATGCAGAGCGTGTCGTGATAACTGCCGATCACGGTGAAGCGTTCGGCGAGTACGGAGTTCTCGGTCACAAACTCGGGAGTGTACACCCCAAGGTCCGGAAAGTTCCCTGGATCGAAACCTCCGCAGTGGACCACGAAACGCACGAACCGACCGTGGAGGAACCGGATCGATCGAAGATGTCTCGCGAAGAACTGGACCACAAACTCGAAGCACTCGGATACAAGGTGTGA
- a CDS encoding alkaline phosphatase family protein → MRNHFTLDNLRRALRNPHLIRRELLRLGSLPFNHGYGYYLDRTLDESIDMMAQDWDNLLILDACRADYFEAQHEFDETPTRVVSPGKMSWEFMQETFVGREFHDTIYITTNPFATRLPEDTFFKIEYLLDEWDDDIGTIHPQDVVEATVAAHEEYPNKRLLVHFMQPHRPYLGPTAETLRERVDLVGYRNQGDGLQIWGAVKEKKVTVEEVRTAYSESLDIALDEVETLLERVGGKSVITADHGEMLGERVFPFTSRVWGHSEGFSTPPLREVPWLVIDGESRREVREASSTESEERPDEDEVEKRLAALGYAE, encoded by the coding sequence ATGCGAAATCACTTTACGCTCGATAATCTGCGGCGGGCCCTTCGGAACCCACATCTAATTCGCCGCGAACTACTCCGTCTCGGTAGCCTCCCCTTCAACCACGGTTACGGGTACTACCTCGACCGGACGCTCGACGAGAGCATCGACATGATGGCCCAAGACTGGGACAACCTCTTGATCCTCGACGCCTGCCGGGCGGATTACTTCGAGGCCCAACACGAGTTCGACGAGACGCCGACTCGCGTCGTGTCCCCGGGCAAGATGAGCTGGGAGTTCATGCAGGAGACGTTCGTCGGTCGGGAGTTTCACGACACCATATACATCACGACGAACCCGTTCGCGACGCGGCTCCCCGAGGACACGTTCTTCAAGATCGAGTACCTCCTCGACGAGTGGGACGACGACATCGGGACGATCCACCCACAGGACGTCGTCGAGGCGACGGTAGCGGCCCACGAGGAGTATCCGAACAAGCGACTGCTCGTCCACTTCATGCAGCCACATCGGCCGTACCTCGGGCCAACGGCCGAGACGTTACGGGAGCGGGTCGACTTGGTCGGGTATCGGAACCAGGGCGACGGACTACAGATTTGGGGTGCCGTGAAGGAGAAGAAAGTGACGGTCGAGGAGGTCAGGACGGCGTACTCGGAGTCGCTGGACATCGCCCTCGACGAGGTGGAGACCCTCCTCGAACGCGTCGGCGGGAAGTCGGTCATCACCGCGGACCATGGAGAGATGCTCGGCGAGCGGGTGTTCCCGTTCACCTCGCGCGTCTGGGGGCACTCGGAGGGGTTCAGCACGCCCCCGCTCCGCGAGGTACCGTGGCTGGTGATAGACGGGGAGTCACGGCGCGAGGTCAGGGAGGCGTCCTCTACCGAGTCCGAAGAACGGCCCGACGAGGACGAGGTCGAGAAGCGACTCGCAGCCCTGGGCTACGCCGAGTAA
- a CDS encoding acyltransferase — MNRLRQLKDLGARGALKSAYYSLRHTSNATSLVFTSNTITEIAPRTEFDVNRRLSVGMGRSGASHPRIGRSKVSTTAGASVSHTGEDLANIGPASILHVEGDFSMGDSYANSHLRLLCGDEISIGDGVAIAWNVELLDDDRHVMRIAGEPVERSEPIRIEDDVWIGHDVSIQKGVTVRRGSVVASGSVVTSDVPPNTLAAGVPAEVVREDVTWGNG, encoded by the coding sequence ATGAATCGTCTCCGCCAACTCAAGGATCTGGGGGCGAGGGGAGCGCTCAAGTCGGCGTACTACTCGCTTCGGCACACGTCGAATGCCACGTCGCTGGTGTTCACCTCGAACACGATCACCGAAATCGCGCCACGGACGGAGTTCGACGTGAACCGTCGGCTCTCGGTCGGGATGGGCCGGAGTGGCGCGTCACATCCGAGGATCGGCCGTTCGAAGGTGTCGACGACGGCGGGCGCGTCCGTCTCACACACCGGCGAGGACCTGGCCAACATCGGCCCCGCCTCGATCCTCCACGTCGAGGGCGATTTTTCCATGGGCGATTCGTACGCCAACTCCCACCTGCGGCTCCTGTGTGGCGACGAGATCAGTATCGGCGACGGCGTCGCGATAGCGTGGAACGTCGAACTCCTCGACGACGACCGGCACGTGATGCGAATCGCCGGGGAGCCGGTCGAACGAAGCGAACCGATCAGGATCGAGGACGACGTGTGGATCGGCCACGACGTCTCGATTCAAAAGGGCGTCACGGTACGTCGGGGAAGTGTCGTCGCGAGCGGGAGCGTGGTGACGTCGGACGTGCCGCCGAACACGCTGGCCGCCGGCGTCCCCGCCGAAGTCGTGCGTGAGGACGTTACGTGGGGAAATGGGTGA
- a CDS encoding alkaline phosphatase family protein — MKHHLERAKHVYRTRGVEELARSALSYLPIEINNLVFRLRHGTGTKVMAEDWDTLILLDACRYDMFAERVPFDGELESRISLGSTSEEFLERNFADREFHDTVYVNANVYFPKLDLDRNGTFHAVIDLLDDWDEDLEIAHPETVTDAAIEAHERYPNKRIIVHYMQPHLPFIGERGLELRERVGQRNAWVPFRNGDHPISVQELWDGYNENLDVAFEYVAELLDDIDGKVVLSSDHGNMVDERQGPIPTKRMFGHPWGVYSTELVRVPWFVVPFDERRAITTEPPVTNRGQSDELVEERLRSLGYRE, encoded by the coding sequence ATGAAACACCACCTCGAGCGGGCCAAACACGTCTACCGGACCCGCGGCGTGGAGGAACTCGCGAGGTCGGCTCTCTCCTATCTCCCCATCGAGATCAATAACCTCGTCTTTCGCCTCCGTCACGGCACCGGGACGAAGGTGATGGCGGAAGACTGGGACACGCTGATCCTCCTCGACGCGTGTCGCTACGACATGTTCGCCGAACGGGTCCCGTTCGACGGCGAACTGGAGTCCCGCATCTCGCTTGGCTCGACCAGCGAGGAGTTCCTGGAGCGCAACTTCGCAGACAGAGAGTTTCATGACACGGTCTACGTCAACGCGAACGTCTACTTCCCGAAGCTGGATCTCGACCGAAACGGGACGTTCCACGCGGTCATCGACCTCCTCGACGACTGGGACGAGGACCTCGAAATCGCTCACCCGGAGACGGTCACGGACGCCGCCATCGAGGCACACGAACGCTATCCGAACAAACGGATCATCGTCCACTACATGCAGCCACATCTCCCCTTCATCGGGGAACGAGGGCTCGAACTGCGGGAGCGGGTCGGCCAGCGTAACGCGTGGGTCCCGTTCCGAAACGGGGACCATCCCATCTCGGTGCAGGAACTCTGGGACGGCTACAACGAGAATCTCGACGTCGCGTTCGAGTACGTGGCCGAACTACTGGACGACATCGACGGGAAGGTGGTGCTCTCGTCGGACCACGGGAACATGGTCGACGAGCGACAGGGACCGATCCCGACAAAACGCATGTTCGGCCACCCGTGGGGGGTGTACTCCACGGAACTTGTCAGGGTCCCCTGGTTCGTGGTTCCGTTCGACGAGCGCCGTGCGATCACGACCGAACCCCCGGTCACGAACCGCGGGCAGTCGGACGAACTCGTCGAGGAACGGCTCCGATCCCTCGGCTACCGCGAGTGA
- a CDS encoding oligosaccharide flippase family protein, which yields MRLGQTSVVHFGSSIVSSVLGFAATVYIARMLGAEPLGIYHLSVGLVSWLAILGKVGISDAISKRVSEGVEREEYAAAGTAVVVAMFVVVAGGIVLFRGRVVDYVGYPVTGYIVLILLVVLLNSLINALLVGLHQVHVSGVLSPLRTGGRAVTQIALIAAGISTAGLFIGHAVGLLLGIVIGAYYVVRELPSVSLPERRHFERLGDFAKFSWLGGLQSQMFSYTDVVVLGFFVSSGLIGVYAVAWNVAQFLILFSGTIRTTLFPEMSAISAAEEPQAVARIVEQSLSFGGLLLIPGLFGGALLGERILRIYGPEFPKGTAVFTVLIVANLFMGYQNQLLNTLNAVDRPDLAFRVNGAFVGINLSLNVALVYLYGWLGAAAATAGSAAISLLVAYYYVSRLISFDVPWREIASQGAAALVMTAVVYAGLTVENTYDLLNHNFATVLVLVAAGATVYFVGLLGLSTEFRTTVRRNLPPLGPYLPG from the coding sequence ATGAGACTCGGACAGACTTCTGTCGTACACTTCGGCTCGAGCATCGTGTCCTCGGTGTTGGGGTTCGCCGCCACGGTGTACATCGCCCGGATGCTCGGCGCCGAGCCGCTCGGAATATACCACCTCTCCGTGGGTCTCGTCTCGTGGCTCGCGATCCTGGGAAAAGTCGGCATCTCGGACGCCATCTCCAAACGGGTCTCGGAGGGAGTCGAACGGGAGGAGTACGCGGCGGCCGGCACCGCCGTCGTCGTCGCGATGTTCGTCGTCGTCGCCGGTGGAATCGTCCTGTTTCGCGGGCGGGTCGTCGACTACGTCGGCTACCCCGTGACCGGGTACATCGTCTTGATCCTGCTCGTCGTCCTCCTGAACAGTCTGATCAACGCCCTGCTGGTCGGACTGCATCAGGTCCACGTGAGCGGCGTCCTCTCTCCGCTCCGAACCGGCGGCCGGGCAGTGACACAGATCGCCCTCATCGCGGCGGGGATCAGTACGGCCGGTCTCTTCATCGGTCACGCCGTCGGGCTCCTCCTGGGCATCGTGATCGGCGCGTACTACGTGGTTCGGGAGCTTCCGAGCGTCTCCCTGCCGGAGCGACGCCACTTCGAGCGTCTCGGCGACTTCGCGAAGTTCTCGTGGCTCGGCGGGCTCCAGTCGCAGATGTTCAGCTACACGGACGTCGTCGTCCTCGGCTTTTTCGTCTCCTCGGGACTCATCGGCGTCTACGCAGTCGCGTGGAACGTCGCCCAGTTTCTCATCCTGTTCAGCGGGACGATTAGAACGACGCTGTTCCCCGAAATGAGCGCGATTTCGGCCGCCGAGGAGCCGCAAGCGGTCGCCCGCATCGTCGAGCAGTCGCTCTCGTTCGGGGGACTGCTCCTCATCCCCGGGCTGTTCGGTGGGGCGCTCCTCGGCGAGCGCATCCTCCGCATCTACGGCCCCGAGTTCCCCAAAGGCACGGCCGTGTTCACCGTACTGATCGTCGCGAACCTGTTCATGGGGTACCAGAACCAACTGCTGAACACCCTCAACGCCGTCGACCGCCCCGACCTCGCGTTCCGCGTCAACGGGGCGTTCGTCGGGATCAATCTCTCGCTCAACGTCGCGTTGGTTTACCTGTACGGCTGGCTCGGCGCCGCCGCCGCCACGGCCGGCTCCGCCGCCATCAGCCTGCTCGTCGCGTACTACTACGTGTCGAGACTCATCTCGTTCGACGTCCCGTGGCGGGAGATCGCCAGCCAGGGCGCGGCCGCCCTCGTCATGACCGCCGTCGTCTACGCCGGCCTGACCGTCGAGAACACGTACGACCTCCTGAATCACAACTTCGCGACCGTGCTCGTCCTCGTCGCGGCCGGTGCCACGGTGTACTTCGTGGGCCTACTCGGCCTCTCGACGGAGTTCCGAACGACCGTCAGACGCAACCTCCCGCCGCTCGGTCCATACCTCCCTGGGTAG